From a region of the Paenibacillus lutimineralis genome:
- the walK gene encoding cell wall metabolism sensor histidine kinase WalK codes for MRLPAFFRTLQVKLIIIYVLLILIAMQLIGVYFVSAMKTSLTSNFTKELQERAELLSVLAAQNLGVVGESAEESMENLRVLVNNLFTINGAEIQVLDASGKVLTTSKPSHADYVGTKNTQTVVSRALQGIRDNEEYIIDDDNIRKKVVAKPVVSDGKIVGAIYIAASMSELYATMERINNIFISGILLALGLTAVLGVILAHTITAPIKELTRQATAVAEGRFHQKMPEFGNDEIGQLSKAFNYMTSRLSDALAQNEEEKEKLASILTNMSDGVIATDENNKVILMNRRASEMLNVEEELAGNMDIMELLQLTEEEQVIYAQGTMHSTLLENETSEGDEFMIRVTFTPIHRREIGIVGTIAVLQDVTEQEKLEASRREFVANVSHELRTPLTTIKSYTEALEDGAMQDAELGPKFASVIQNQTERMIRLVTDLLHLSRLDSKEAELRKRPTNVIDMLEEVADRFSFQMQEKSIRPSLGVDNSVGTVWIDRDQIDQVLDNLISNALKYTPEGGSLSLEARDMHDGMLAISVEDNGMGIPKKDQERIFERFYRVDKARSRNMGGTGLGLSIAREIVKAHGGTIWLQSELGKGTKVTFTLPQQEQGGRMP; via the coding sequence ATGCGGTTGCCCGCTTTCTTCCGTACGCTCCAAGTGAAGCTGATCATTATCTATGTACTGCTGATCTTGATTGCCATGCAATTGATAGGGGTTTATTTTGTGAGCGCGATGAAGACCTCATTAACCAGCAATTTCACGAAGGAATTGCAGGAGCGGGCGGAGCTACTCTCCGTTCTGGCCGCACAGAATTTGGGCGTGGTCGGGGAGTCGGCGGAAGAGTCGATGGAGAACTTGCGTGTATTGGTCAATAACCTGTTCACGATCAATGGAGCTGAGATTCAGGTATTGGATGCCAGCGGTAAAGTGTTGACGACTTCTAAGCCGTCGCATGCCGATTATGTTGGCACGAAGAACACGCAGACGGTAGTCAGCCGTGCCCTACAGGGTATCCGCGACAATGAGGAGTATATTATCGATGATGACAACATCCGTAAGAAAGTCGTGGCCAAGCCGGTAGTTAGCGACGGCAAGATTGTTGGGGCGATCTATATAGCTGCCTCAATGAGTGAGCTATATGCGACGATGGAGCGGATTAACAATATTTTTATATCTGGAATACTGCTGGCACTGGGACTGACAGCCGTACTCGGTGTCATTCTCGCTCATACGATCACTGCGCCGATCAAGGAACTGACACGGCAGGCGACAGCTGTGGCGGAGGGGCGGTTCCATCAGAAGATGCCGGAATTCGGCAACGATGAGATCGGCCAGCTCAGCAAAGCGTTCAATTATATGACGAGCAGGTTAAGTGACGCACTCGCACAGAACGAAGAGGAGAAGGAGAAGCTGGCTTCGATTCTGACTAACATGAGTGATGGCGTCATCGCTACGGATGAGAACAATAAGGTGATTCTCATGAACAGGCGTGCCAGCGAGATGCTTAATGTCGAGGAAGAGCTGGCAGGCAATATGGATATTATGGAGCTGCTTCAACTTACAGAGGAGGAGCAGGTGATCTACGCTCAGGGCACGATGCATTCTACTTTGTTGGAGAATGAGACATCTGAGGGCGATGAGTTCATGATCCGTGTGACCTTCACGCCGATTCATCGCCGCGAGATTGGGATTGTCGGTACGATTGCTGTATTGCAGGACGTAACTGAGCAAGAGAAGCTGGAGGCATCGCGTCGTGAATTCGTAGCCAACGTGTCTCATGAGCTGCGTACACCACTAACGACGATTAAGAGTTATACGGAGGCGCTGGAGGATGGCGCCATGCAGGACGCGGAGCTTGGGCCGAAGTTCGCCTCGGTTATCCAGAACCAGACAGAACGGATGATCCGGCTCGTTACGGACTTGCTGCATTTATCTCGGCTCGATTCGAAGGAGGCTGAGCTGCGCAAACGCCCAACGAATGTGATTGATATGCTGGAGGAGGTTGCTGACCGCTTCTCATTCCAGATGCAAGAGAAGAGCATTAGGCCGAGCTTGGGTGTAGACAACAGCGTAGGTACGGTCTGGATTGATCGGGATCAGATTGATCAGGTATTGGACAATCTGATCTCTAATGCGCTGAAGTATACGCCGGAGGGTGGGTCTCTCTCTCTTGAAGCCAGAGACATGCATGATGGAATGCTGGCCATTTCGGTCGAGGATAACGGGATGGGGATTCCTAAGAAGGACCAGGAGCGTATCTTTGAGCGCTTCTATCGGGTGGACAAGGCCCGTTCAAGAAATATGGGCGGTACAGGCCTCGGTCTATCCATTGCCCGGGAAATTGTTAAGGCGCATGGCGGAACGATCTGGCTGCAATCAGAGCTGGGCAAAGGAACGAAGGTTACCTTCACCCTGCCACAGCAGGAGCAAGGGGGCAGGATGCCATGA
- a CDS encoding YycH family regulatory protein: MREKIKSTALVLLVICSLVQSYFLIYRLPGSDPVVKTANDYVKTENMGTELEADELLYPSQITVHLGNNRHTVFYPESTFYNLIYSRLKGRQFDGFQRYPVQNINWSEIRSDQIGLELEFGKGVPVELLQKVMQIAKDPLFEGESISRLLIYSTETEDQVRVFFFSSRGDVVYEATKADLTVQDVKQQADFGKDWVSYTMENGYYIPEQPIEMVETTLLTGLFSTEQMQSSLFFDPSITRYIREKDGSEIYTDGRRSLQVRQGRNWINYTDPAAAAVAGESSPGRNALSAVDFVNQHGGWNGKYRLDQNEGASAESQTVVFQQYYGSGQYGAFPIIDQSTFHYGIISLELRQGTITGYERSLIYSIGDGSDKKVVQLAGGEKLRKKLELLSQESVIKRLYPAYLPSLGEEGLKLTPMWVAELQNGATRILP, from the coding sequence ATGAGGGAGAAAATAAAATCGACGGCACTTGTTCTGCTTGTCATCTGCAGTCTGGTCCAGAGTTATTTCTTAATATATCGCTTGCCGGGCAGTGATCCGGTTGTAAAGACGGCGAATGATTATGTGAAGACCGAGAATATGGGGACGGAATTGGAAGCAGATGAACTACTCTATCCTTCGCAGATAACCGTTCATTTGGGAAATAATCGCCATACAGTCTTTTACCCCGAATCAACGTTCTATAATCTGATCTACTCCCGGTTAAAGGGCCGGCAGTTCGACGGGTTCCAGCGTTATCCCGTACAGAACATTAATTGGTCGGAAATTCGTAGCGATCAGATCGGGCTTGAGCTGGAGTTCGGCAAGGGGGTTCCAGTGGAGCTTCTGCAGAAGGTGATGCAGATCGCCAAAGATCCGCTGTTCGAAGGAGAGAGCATTAGCCGGCTCTTGATCTATAGCACCGAGACGGAGGATCAGGTAAGAGTCTTCTTCTTCAGCTCACGCGGAGATGTGGTCTATGAAGCGACCAAGGCCGACCTAACGGTACAGGACGTGAAGCAGCAGGCTGATTTCGGCAAGGACTGGGTCTCTTACACCATGGAGAACGGATACTACATTCCGGAACAGCCGATTGAAATGGTCGAGACTACACTGCTCACCGGATTGTTCTCTACAGAGCAAATGCAGAGCAGTCTGTTCTTTGATCCAAGTATTACCCGTTACATTCGTGAGAAGGATGGATCAGAGATTTATACAGATGGCAGGCGAAGCTTGCAGGTGCGTCAGGGCCGCAATTGGATCAATTATACGGACCCTGCGGCGGCAGCGGTAGCTGGTGAGAGCAGTCCGGGACGTAATGCGCTGTCTGCTGTCGATTTCGTCAATCAGCATGGAGGTTGGAACGGGAAATATCGGTTGGATCAGAACGAAGGGGCCAGCGCGGAATCGCAGACAGTTGTCTTCCAACAATACTACGGTTCCGGGCAGTATGGGGCGTTCCCGATTATTGATCAATCGACATTCCATTACGGGATTATCTCGCTTGAGCTTCGCCAAGGGACGATTACAGGTTATGAGCGTTCACTGATCTATTCGATCGGAGATGGATCGGATAAGAAGGTTGTGCAGCTTGCAGGTGGAGAAAAATTGCGGAAGAAGCTTGAATTGTTAAGTCAGGAGTCCGTCATCAAGCGCCTATATCCTGCTTATCTTCCTTCGCTTGGTGAGGAAGGGCTAAAGCTGACACCGATGTGGGTGGCCGAGCTGCAAAACGGGGCCACACGAATTTTGCCTTAG
- a CDS encoding S1C family serine protease: MGLFDDDFYSTKISRRHLRRSPKQQQGWRAPKHKKKGLSTWQVSLISSLLSAIFVVLLFVVFTGLNSARNPVDLINTVSSDPFNRISVAADKVSPSVVSILNHNEFSRSNPDDAALGSGVIFKQDDGKAYIITNSHVISGADDLEVVSSDGVSREAEIVGQDSINDIAVLSIDSKGISSVIELGDSDSLRAGETVIAVGNPLGLGGTLTSGIISYTSRLIPISLNQDGVYDWEQKVIQTDAAINEGNSGGALVDLKGRLIGINTMKISDTGVEGLGFAIPVNDVMKTVEGIMQYGKVVRPYLGVYSLDLDNPYAPIDAEQRKQLKLPQNITSGVIVLEAHGPAQLAGLQLNDVIVQLDKEPIASTRELRKYLYDEKKVGDTLEVTFYRDGKLQTSNCKLTDKPSEAEIEAGLGDR; this comes from the coding sequence ATGGGATTGTTCGATGATGATTTTTACTCCACAAAGATATCTAGGCGGCATTTACGTAGATCACCAAAACAGCAGCAAGGCTGGAGGGCACCGAAACATAAGAAAAAGGGCCTATCCACCTGGCAAGTCTCATTGATCTCCTCTTTGCTAAGTGCAATATTTGTTGTGTTATTATTTGTGGTATTTACAGGGCTGAATTCCGCGAGGAATCCTGTGGATCTGATCAATACGGTTAGTAGCGATCCTTTCAACCGGATTAGCGTCGCGGCCGATAAGGTGTCGCCGAGCGTTGTTAGTATTCTGAATCATAATGAGTTCTCCAGAAGCAATCCCGATGATGCAGCACTAGGGTCCGGGGTTATCTTCAAGCAGGACGACGGCAAGGCATACATTATTACGAATAGTCATGTGATTAGCGGGGCGGATGATCTGGAGGTTGTGTCCAGCGACGGGGTGTCGCGAGAAGCAGAGATCGTCGGTCAAGATTCTATTAATGATATAGCTGTGCTGAGTATAGATAGCAAAGGGATTAGCTCTGTGATTGAGCTTGGCGATTCTGATAGCTTGCGGGCCGGTGAGACAGTGATTGCCGTCGGCAATCCGCTCGGACTTGGAGGAACATTGACTTCGGGGATCATTAGTTATACAAGCCGACTGATTCCTATATCGCTTAATCAGGATGGGGTCTACGATTGGGAGCAGAAAGTAATTCAGACCGATGCTGCGATTAATGAGGGCAATAGCGGCGGGGCATTGGTGGATCTGAAGGGCCGTCTGATCGGGATTAATACGATGAAGATTTCCGATACGGGCGTGGAAGGGCTCGGTTTTGCGATTCCGGTAAATGATGTGATGAAGACGGTGGAAGGCATTATGCAGTATGGCAAGGTCGTTCGTCCATATCTCGGGGTCTACTCGCTGGATCTCGATAATCCTTACGCGCCGATCGATGCTGAGCAGCGCAAGCAGTTGAAGCTACCGCAGAATATTACATCTGGGGTGATCGTATTGGAAGCGCACGGTCCGGCTCAACTAGCGGGGTTACAGCTCAATGATGTCATTGTGCAGCTTGATAAAGAGCCCATCGCTTCGACACGGGAACTCCGCAAGTATTTGTATGACGAGAAGAAGGTCGGGGATACGCTCGAGGTTACCTTCTATCGTGACGGCAAACTGCAGACGTCGAACTGCAAGCTAACGGATAAACCATCTGAGGCGGAGATCGAAGCCGGCCTTGGGGATAGATAA
- a CDS encoding MBL fold metallo-hydrolase: protein MGLRFSVLSSGSTGNATLVANGETTLMIDAGFSAKRIDELLQERGVSGEEIQGILVTHEHSDHIKGLGAVARKYNLPIYANEKTWEAMEKAVGKIAEENRRILGTGEARDFGSLRVESFGISHDAAEPVAYCFYDGKQKLSVCTDLGYASDKVKMSIADSDVIVLEANHDIEMLRMGRYPWNIKRRILGDMGHLSNEATGELMSEILSGRIKRIYLAHLSREHNIPDLARMSVRGAMEDRGCFYKDSEFKLCDTYFDRPTPWDTVADL, encoded by the coding sequence ATGGGTCTACGATTTTCAGTATTATCAAGCGGATCGACGGGAAATGCGACACTGGTCGCTAATGGGGAGACGACATTGATGATCGATGCCGGATTCAGCGCCAAGCGTATTGATGAGTTGTTACAAGAACGCGGGGTCTCTGGTGAAGAGATCCAGGGTATTCTGGTAACGCATGAGCATTCGGATCATATTAAAGGACTTGGAGCGGTTGCGAGAAAATATAATCTCCCCATCTATGCCAATGAGAAGACCTGGGAGGCGATGGAGAAGGCGGTCGGGAAGATCGCCGAAGAGAACCGTCGAATCCTAGGGACAGGTGAAGCCCGGGATTTCGGTTCGCTGCGGGTAGAATCATTTGGCATCTCGCATGACGCCGCTGAGCCTGTGGCCTACTGCTTCTATGACGGCAAGCAGAAGCTGAGCGTGTGCACGGATCTAGGCTATGCCAGCGATAAAGTGAAGATGTCGATAGCTGATTCCGATGTCATCGTGCTTGAAGCGAATCATGATATCGAAATGCTGCGTATGGGGCGCTATCCCTGGAATATCAAGCGGCGTATTCTCGGCGATATGGGCCATTTGTCCAATGAAGCGACTGGCGAATTAATGAGCGAGATTCTAAGCGGACGGATCAAGCGGATCTATCTTGCCCATCTAAGCCGTGAACATAATATACCGGATCTGGCTAGAATGTCGGTAAGAGGAGCCATGGAGGACCGTGGCTGCTTCTATAAGGACAGCGAATTTAAGTTATGCGATACTTATTTTGATCGGCCTACGCCATGGGATACGGTGGCGGACTTATAA
- a CDS encoding N-acetylglucosamine kinase has translation MRYYLGVDGGGSKTYAVITDEHGYVIGVGRGGNGNHQKNRREAELSLKQAVTEALGAAKLTEEQIEFAWFGLAGADRESDFHILRPIIAGLGLPHTEISCDTWIALRAGTEESHGVVLICGSGVNCSGKNRTGDTFQCGGFGYRFGDFGGGYDLSVEVFRTVIRSYEGREKATALSEKIIDLLGYSSVAELRDDFLDHSRHLPIGAAELLFQAAEEGDEVAIRLLEKQGEELGLAAVATIHQLNMSEDSFQLVLAGSLLTKGDRLGIIRSAIEQKVKQTAPKGTLTILDQEPVVGAVILAMERSRIHIHSELLERLSQVNIP, from the coding sequence GTGAGATACTATTTAGGAGTAGATGGAGGCGGCAGTAAAACCTACGCAGTGATTACAGATGAACATGGTTATGTGATCGGAGTGGGGAGAGGAGGGAACGGCAATCATCAGAAGAACCGACGGGAGGCGGAGCTCAGCTTGAAGCAAGCTGTGACAGAGGCCCTGGGAGCTGCCAAGTTGACGGAAGAACAAATCGAGTTCGCCTGGTTCGGTCTGGCTGGGGCTGACCGGGAAAGTGATTTCCACATCTTGCGGCCGATCATTGCTGGACTAGGCCTGCCGCACACAGAAATCTCCTGCGATACCTGGATTGCTCTGCGGGCAGGAACGGAAGAAAGCCATGGGGTAGTGCTGATTTGCGGCTCGGGAGTGAACTGCTCAGGCAAGAATCGGACTGGAGACACGTTTCAATGCGGCGGGTTTGGTTACCGGTTCGGCGACTTCGGAGGTGGTTACGACTTGAGCGTTGAGGTATTCCGCACCGTGATCCGTTCCTACGAAGGAAGGGAGAAAGCGACCGCGTTATCGGAAAAAATTATTGATTTACTCGGTTATTCCAGCGTTGCTGAGCTTAGAGATGATTTTCTGGATCATTCAAGGCATCTACCTATCGGCGCTGCCGAGCTGTTGTTCCAAGCGGCTGAAGAAGGAGACGAAGTGGCGATCAGGCTGCTTGAGAAGCAGGGGGAGGAGCTGGGTCTCGCCGCAGTGGCGACTATCCATCAGTTGAATATGAGTGAAGACAGCTTCCAGCTCGTGCTCGCAGGTAGCCTGCTTACGAAGGGAGACCGCTTAGGCATTATTAGATCTGCTATAGAGCAGAAGGTGAAGCAGACAGCGCCGAAAGGTACGCTGACGATTCTGGATCAGGAACCTGTCGTCGGAGCGGTGATCCTAGCTATGGAGCGCAGCCGTATACATATCCATTCAGAACTGCTGGAACGCCTGTCGCAGGTCAATATCCCATGA
- the yycF gene encoding response regulator YycF yields the protein MQGKILVVDDEQPIADILKFNLEKEGYEVILAFDGIAAVELAFSEQPDLILLDLMLPGKDGMDVCKEVRSKLETPIIMLTAKDGEIDKVLGLELGADDYVTKPFSTRELLARVKVQMRRQQKPAALEEPEERQGISLFELFIDTNMYTVYKNGEALDLTHREFELLYYLVRNTGKVMTREHLLQAVWGYEYFGDVRTVDVTIRRLREKIENDPSKPEYILTRRGLGYMMRSSKVGGF from the coding sequence ATGCAAGGGAAAATTCTCGTAGTTGATGACGAACAGCCGATTGCGGACATTCTTAAATTTAATCTGGAGAAAGAGGGATACGAGGTTATACTCGCTTTCGATGGTATCGCCGCGGTTGAGCTTGCGTTCTCGGAGCAACCCGATCTGATTCTGCTTGACCTGATGCTGCCTGGCAAGGACGGGATGGATGTCTGCAAGGAGGTCCGGTCCAAGCTGGAGACTCCGATTATCATGCTGACCGCCAAGGACGGAGAAATTGACAAAGTACTAGGCCTTGAGCTTGGCGCGGATGATTATGTGACCAAGCCCTTCAGTACGCGGGAACTGTTGGCCCGGGTGAAGGTGCAGATGCGTCGGCAGCAGAAGCCGGCTGCGTTGGAGGAGCCGGAGGAACGACAGGGAATCAGTTTGTTCGAACTGTTTATAGATACAAATATGTATACGGTATACAAGAATGGGGAGGCTCTTGATCTGACGCATCGGGAGTTCGAACTGCTCTACTATTTGGTGAGGAATACGGGTAAGGTGATGACCCGTGAGCACCTGCTGCAAGCCGTATGGGGATATGAATACTTCGGTGATGTACGGACCGTGGACGTAACGATCCGCCGACTGCGGGAGAAGATCGAGAATGATCCGAGCAAGCCGGAATATATACTGACACGGCGTGGTCTAGGATATATGATGCGTAGTTCCAAGGTGGGTGGTTTTTAG
- a CDS encoding peptidoglycan DD-metalloendopeptidase family protein — MRGFRGNRWQLWRKKSENASMSSRPENDQEISEHHEAIPAAIGRRRKTRVIAASAIATIVLAGTVYFAGQQYVEANMVPYYRVYVNGQEIGMISSEGQLQALYQQKEQELNQKYPQAKMGLYTDGITTVMEKSYKAEVDSEQTLAKLGGMLKGYAQGVELRVDGKLIGIVKDQATADEVLSTLQGKFAPQAKTAQGFAAKVKKTGGIQQTTAAVEDKHGTTIESVKIKEDVAKVATKTDPNKVMDVNEAVERILQGDESAITYEVREGDTISSIAKKFAITQHELKVNNPEIKEFTLQIGEVLSIKAVQPSLTVRTVERVSEEITTEPQVEIRKSDSMRSGESKVIAEGSSGLKTVEYRITKENGDVIAEEWLGQTVTKQSSPRIVLKGTKVVLGEGSGDFAWPVSGARLSSSFGKRWGRTHKGVDLVSSNKTIMAADDGVITFAGQKSGYGNCIIVNHKNGYETLYGHLSKISVKKGQVVEKGSKIGVMGNTGRSTGTHLHFEIHKNGSLQNPLKYL, encoded by the coding sequence ATGAGAGGTTTCAGGGGAAATCGGTGGCAGTTATGGCGCAAGAAATCTGAGAATGCGTCCATGAGCAGTCGCCCGGAAAACGATCAAGAGATATCCGAGCACCACGAGGCCATTCCGGCTGCCATAGGCCGCCGTCGTAAAACCCGTGTGATTGCGGCTAGCGCGATTGCTACTATCGTACTTGCAGGTACTGTCTATTTTGCCGGTCAACAATACGTTGAAGCGAATATGGTGCCTTATTACCGGGTGTATGTGAACGGGCAAGAGATTGGTATGATTTCAAGCGAAGGGCAATTACAAGCTCTGTACCAACAGAAGGAACAAGAATTAAATCAGAAATATCCCCAGGCAAAAATGGGATTATATACAGATGGCATCACTACGGTGATGGAGAAATCATATAAGGCGGAAGTCGATTCGGAACAGACGCTGGCGAAGCTGGGCGGTATGCTCAAGGGCTATGCACAGGGAGTCGAATTAAGAGTCGATGGCAAATTGATCGGGATTGTGAAGGATCAGGCTACGGCGGATGAGGTGCTGAGTACGCTGCAAGGCAAGTTCGCACCACAGGCGAAGACGGCGCAAGGCTTCGCTGCTAAAGTAAAGAAAACAGGCGGTATCCAGCAGACGACAGCAGCAGTCGAAGACAAACATGGAACTACGATTGAATCGGTGAAGATCAAGGAAGATGTCGCCAAGGTTGCTACCAAGACGGATCCGAACAAGGTCATGGATGTAAATGAGGCCGTTGAGCGAATTCTGCAGGGAGACGAATCGGCGATTACATATGAGGTTCGGGAAGGTGACACGATCTCCTCAATCGCCAAGAAATTCGCAATCACCCAACATGAATTGAAGGTGAACAATCCGGAAATCAAAGAGTTCACCCTGCAAATCGGTGAAGTTCTGAGCATTAAGGCGGTTCAACCTTCGCTTACAGTTCGTACGGTAGAACGGGTATCTGAGGAGATAACTACCGAGCCACAGGTTGAGATTCGCAAGAGTGACAGCATGCGATCTGGGGAATCGAAGGTGATTGCTGAAGGTTCCAGCGGTCTTAAGACGGTGGAGTATCGGATTACAAAAGAGAATGGTGATGTGATTGCCGAGGAGTGGCTTGGTCAGACGGTAACGAAGCAGTCTTCGCCGAGAATTGTTCTGAAAGGTACGAAGGTTGTTCTTGGCGAGGGATCAGGCGATTTCGCTTGGCCGGTATCGGGAGCCCGCTTATCCAGCAGCTTCGGAAAGCGCTGGGGCAGAACACATAAGGGCGTTGACCTTGTATCCAGCAATAAGACCATTATGGCTGCCGACGACGGTGTGATCACCTTCGCTGGTCAGAAATCAGGTTACGGCAATTGTATTATCGTCAATCATAAGAATGGATATGAGACGTTGTACGGTCATTTGAGCAAGATCAGCGTCAAGAAGGGACAAGTTGTTGAGAAAGGTTCAAAGATTGGAGTCATGGGCAATACGGGTCGATCCACGGGGACCCATCTTCACTTTGAGATTCATAAGAACGGCAGCTTGCAGAATCCATTGAAATACTTATAA
- the yycI gene encoding two-component system regulatory protein YycI, protein MDWSRAKNVLIYAFLLLNLVLGYQLWNDLQEQADSNLDFTSLESNIQKMMDEKGIKILAKIPGDTPALPKISYRFVDGDQNDRMINLESPVDSKLIFTSKELVNALKGSIPDIGDYWYDEAASRAGEFILHPLVDGKWPLFKINLTLYYSEQKIISYRQPKIEVSDPGDEKEQRVLSASKALGNLIENFLPDGAVVTEIELGYYGEVFNSDAHLPASPAWRFILESGKEYYVQGISGDVISPNTEKAKE, encoded by the coding sequence ATGGATTGGAGCCGAGCGAAGAATGTGTTGATCTATGCTTTTTTACTGCTAAATCTGGTACTAGGTTATCAGCTATGGAATGATCTGCAGGAGCAGGCGGATTCCAATCTGGACTTCACCTCTCTTGAGAGCAATATTCAGAAGATGATGGATGAGAAGGGAATCAAGATTCTGGCGAAAATTCCGGGAGATACGCCAGCGCTGCCGAAAATCTCTTATCGCTTTGTAGACGGGGATCAGAACGACCGGATGATCAATCTGGAGTCGCCTGTTGACAGCAAGCTCATCTTTACGAGCAAGGAATTGGTTAACGCCTTGAAGGGAAGTATCCCTGATATCGGCGACTATTGGTATGATGAAGCGGCCAGTCGGGCCGGAGAGTTCATACTGCATCCTCTGGTCGATGGCAAATGGCCGTTGTTCAAGATTAATCTTACCCTCTATTACAGTGAGCAGAAGATTATATCGTACAGGCAGCCGAAGATTGAGGTCAGTGATCCGGGAGACGAGAAGGAACAGCGAGTATTATCTGCATCCAAGGCTCTCGGCAATTTGATCGAGAACTTCCTGCCGGATGGGGCGGTCGTTACAGAGATTGAGCTTGGTTATTATGGCGAGGTGTTCAATTCGGATGCCCACCTTCCTGCATCGCCGGCTTGGCGGTTTATTCTGGAGAGCGGCAAGGAGTATTACGTGCAGGGAATCAGCGGGGACGTCATCAGTCCGAATACAGAGAAAGCGAAGGAGTAA
- a CDS encoding LacI family DNA-binding transcriptional regulator, whose translation MNIHDVAKKSGLSVVTVSRVINNSPSVREANRQKVLKAMEELNYQPNSAAQSLVRGRTGVIGMSITNFNDSFYDRVIRVVNRKLAEQGYFLALSIAENEGEGDNFLFQKDRVDGIILLSPIEEEQYVAELKRKRIPFVLLDNQFSHDDVSSVLVDNYQGGYDATKHLIELGHTRIAYIGGPSVFLSVAERRRGYIQALADAGLSSFAIEYSGFTVSSGYEIARKWIRDDTLPTAIFAGDDFIALGVVQALREEGIMVPHDISVVGFDDQQFVAEFFPRLTTVRQPEAQLGSIGVDLLLKHINGEMAEPTVTKLAPQLLVRESTAYVKRT comes from the coding sequence ATGAATATTCACGATGTAGCGAAAAAGTCCGGTCTCTCTGTAGTAACGGTATCGCGGGTAATAAATAACTCGCCATCGGTACGGGAAGCAAATAGACAGAAGGTGCTGAAGGCGATGGAGGAGCTGAACTATCAGCCTAATTCAGCTGCACAGAGCCTGGTACGCGGTAGAACAGGAGTTATCGGCATGTCGATAACCAATTTTAATGATTCTTTTTATGATCGTGTTATTCGCGTAGTGAACCGAAAGCTGGCAGAGCAGGGATATTTCCTCGCCTTGTCGATTGCGGAGAATGAGGGAGAGGGCGACAATTTTCTGTTTCAGAAGGACCGTGTAGACGGCATTATTTTACTGTCTCCTATTGAGGAAGAGCAATACGTCGCCGAGCTGAAAAGAAAGAGAATCCCGTTTGTCCTGCTCGACAACCAGTTCTCACATGATGATGTATCCAGTGTCCTGGTGGATAACTACCAGGGCGGGTATGATGCGACCAAGCATTTAATCGAATTGGGTCATACCAGGATTGCCTATATCGGTGGACCTTCGGTATTCCTCAGTGTGGCGGAGAGGCGAAGAGGTTATATCCAGGCCTTGGCTGATGCGGGATTATCCTCCTTTGCCATTGAATACAGCGGCTTTACAGTTAGCAGTGGTTATGAGATTGCACGCAAATGGATCCGCGATGACACTTTACCGACAGCTATTTTCGCCGGGGATGACTTCATTGCCCTAGGGGTTGTACAGGCGCTTCGTGAGGAGGGAATTATGGTGCCACACGACATATCGGTCGTCGGCTTCGACGATCAGCAATTCGTGGCTGAATTTTTCCCAAGACTGACGACAGTAAGGCAGCCGGAGGCGCAACTGGGCAGCATCGGCGTGGATTTGCTGCTTAAGCACATCAACGGGGAGATGGCGGAACCGACGGTAACAAAGCTTGCTCCTCAGCTTCTAGTACGTGAATCCACGGCATATGTGAAGCGGACATAA
- a CDS encoding SRPBCC family protein, giving the protein MLADIRVDEGGYTACFTRHFSHSTAEVWSYLTDNEKLKQWFSELQVDKLREGGVIKFDMRDGTFIELEITKLNLGSVLEYTWGADRVRFELYPESDGCRLLLVEKLSKITDHTPKDLAGWHVCLDMIQVLLGEKTIESREEEWKIRYQEYSQLIRTL; this is encoded by the coding sequence ATGTTAGCAGATATTAGGGTCGATGAAGGTGGTTATACCGCTTGCTTCACTCGTCATTTCAGTCATTCTACTGCAGAGGTCTGGTCTTATCTGACAGACAACGAGAAGCTGAAGCAATGGTTCTCTGAGTTGCAGGTGGACAAGCTACGTGAGGGCGGAGTGATCAAGTTCGATATGCGGGATGGGACTTTTATAGAGCTTGAAATTACGAAGCTTAATTTGGGTTCTGTCTTGGAATATACTTGGGGAGCAGATCGAGTTCGCTTCGAATTGTATCCGGAATCGGATGGATGCCGTTTGCTTCTAGTTGAGAAGCTAAGCAAGATTACCGATCATACCCCTAAGGATCTGGCCGGTTGGCATGTATGTCTGGATATGATACAAGTATTGCTTGGTGAGAAGACCATAGAATCGCGGGAAGAGGAATGGAAAATAAGGTATCAGGAATATTCTCAGCTGATTAGGACTCTCTAG